One Halosegnis longus DNA window includes the following coding sequences:
- a CDS encoding type II/IV secretion system ATPase subunit: MSEPSESSRPTPPGRPDLPLDSADGDRSGEPIPDERTRNLLVPMRTELGAETDSAVEITERYWLVRPFAFAVVLRDTRTDEYSYHVVEPDLDEHEHYVYRELERELREHLVHRVAPGEDDHEREAMLERQARRVIDELPGLDVPEPSFQQICYYLRRNLVHFGKVDPLMSDPRLEEVSCNAPESPVFVYHRDYEDLATNIEYEAGELRSFIKTLAQRSGKDISTAKPMQGTALPDGSRIQLTLDEVAPRGENFTIRKFREVPFTPVDLVQLGTFTVDQLAYLWTCIDAGLSGIVAGGTASGKTTALNALSMFLPPKSKVVSIEDTRELQIPQENWVASLTREPMTGDADETGIDMFDLLRGALRQRPEYILVGEVRGEEARDMFEAMSTGHTTYSTFHADRVEAVLNRLQGPRMGVEKELISELGFLCFQAQVGSESERRNTEIAEVLDIEGGRLKTRTVFEWSEPDDTIEQVNRSAHMATLRQEQPAIDDRTDRRRELLAYLVAEDISGYEAVSAAVRAFERSPDRVIEQVRAGALDAETLHHIEAGDDGGE; the protein is encoded by the coding sequence ATGAGCGAACCGAGCGAATCGAGCAGGCCGACACCCCCCGGCAGGCCCGACCTGCCGCTCGATTCCGCCGACGGCGACCGCAGTGGCGAGCCGATACCCGACGAACGGACCCGGAATCTCCTCGTGCCGATGCGCACGGAACTCGGGGCGGAGACCGACAGCGCCGTCGAAATCACCGAGCGCTACTGGCTCGTCCGTCCCTTTGCCTTCGCCGTCGTCCTTCGCGATACGCGAACCGACGAGTACAGCTACCACGTCGTCGAGCCGGACCTCGACGAGCACGAACACTACGTCTACCGCGAACTCGAACGCGAACTCCGGGAGCATCTCGTCCACCGCGTCGCCCCCGGCGAAGACGACCACGAACGCGAGGCGATGCTCGAACGACAGGCCCGCCGCGTCATCGACGAACTCCCCGGACTGGACGTGCCCGAGCCGTCGTTCCAGCAGATTTGCTACTATCTCAGGCGGAACCTCGTCCACTTCGGGAAGGTGGACCCGCTGATGTCCGACCCCCGGCTGGAGGAGGTGTCGTGTAACGCGCCGGAGAGTCCCGTCTTCGTCTACCACCGCGACTACGAGGACCTCGCGACGAACATCGAGTACGAGGCGGGCGAACTCCGCTCGTTCATCAAGACGCTCGCCCAGCGCTCGGGAAAGGATATCTCGACGGCGAAGCCGATGCAGGGGACGGCCCTCCCCGACGGCTCGCGCATCCAGCTCACGCTCGATGAGGTCGCGCCCCGGGGCGAGAACTTCACCATCCGGAAGTTCCGCGAGGTGCCGTTCACGCCGGTCGACTTGGTGCAACTCGGCACGTTCACCGTCGACCAGCTCGCGTACCTGTGGACCTGTATCGACGCCGGCCTCTCGGGCATCGTCGCCGGCGGAACCGCCTCCGGCAAGACGACCGCGCTCAACGCACTCTCGATGTTTCTGCCCCCGAAGTCGAAGGTCGTCTCCATCGAGGACACCCGCGAACTCCAGATTCCACAGGAGAACTGGGTCGCCTCGCTCACCCGCGAGCCGATGACCGGCGACGCCGACGAGACGGGCATCGACATGTTCGACCTCCTGCGGGGAGCGCTCCGCCAACGGCCGGAGTATATCCTCGTCGGCGAGGTCAGAGGCGAGGAGGCCCGCGACATGTTCGAGGCGATGTCGACGGGCCACACGACCTACTCGACGTTCCACGCCGACCGCGTCGAGGCCGTCCTGAATCGGTTGCAAGGCCCGCGGATGGGCGTCGAGAAGGAACTCATCTCGGAGCTGGGCTTTCTCTGCTTTCAGGCGCAGGTCGGCTCCGAGAGCGAGCGGCGAAACACCGAAATCGCCGAAGTACTCGACATCGAGGGCGGGCGGCTCAAGACCCGCACCGTCTTCGAGTGGAGCGAGCCGGACGACACCATCGAGCAGGTGAACCGGTCGGCACACATGGCGACTCTCCGGCAGGAACAGCCGGCGATCGACGACCGGACCGACCGCCGGCGCGAACTGCTCGCGTACCTCGTCGCCGAGGACATCAGCGGCTACGAGGCCGTCTCCGCGGCGGTGCGCGCCTTCGAGCGCTCGCCCGACCGCGTCATCGAGCAGGTGCGCGCCGGCGCGCTCGACGCCGAGACGCTCCACCACATCGAGGCGGGTGACGACGGTGGCGAGTAG
- a CDS encoding UPF0146 family protein, which produces MSDPRLADALATDASRAVEVGIGNRTDVAAAVAAEAVAVTATDVVARTVPDGVAFVRDDVTDPDPSVYADADIVYALNCPPELQRPLVTVARAAGARWAFTTLGGDPALVDARPKTLPHETLFIPPDPNGRI; this is translated from the coding sequence ATGTCCGACCCCCGACTCGCTGACGCGCTCGCAACCGACGCGAGCCGGGCGGTCGAGGTCGGTATCGGCAACCGCACCGACGTTGCCGCCGCAGTCGCCGCCGAGGCGGTGGCGGTGACCGCGACGGACGTGGTTGCACGGACCGTCCCCGACGGGGTGGCGTTCGTCCGCGACGACGTGACCGACCCCGACCCGTCGGTGTACGCCGACGCCGACATCGTCTACGCGCTGAACTGCCCGCCGGAGCTACAGCGCCCGCTCGTGACCGTCGCACGGGCGGCGGGCGCGCGGTGGGCGTTCACCACGCTGGGCGGCGACCCGGCGCTCGTCGACGCGCGGCCGAAAACGCTGCCGCATGAGACGCTATTTATCCCTCCCGACCCGAACGGTCGGATATGA
- a CDS encoding archaemetzincin family Zn-dependent metalloprotease — protein sequence MHVDIVPVGDVPPVVKREASSGLRAVYDAEVTLHDRQPLPESAFDEARNQYRAEEFIELAARVGSGTKNIAITTQDLYYRRRNYVFGLAYLSGNGSVISTNRLQTASDGGSATKSPEEVFTDRVRKEVVHEIGHTLGLEHCDEKKCVMSFSPTVREVDQKTQNFCGSCSRQVL from the coding sequence ATGCACGTCGACATCGTGCCGGTCGGGGACGTTCCCCCCGTGGTGAAGCGGGAGGCCTCCTCCGGGCTTCGCGCCGTCTACGACGCCGAGGTGACGCTCCACGACCGCCAACCCCTCCCCGAATCTGCCTTCGACGAGGCCCGCAATCAGTACCGGGCCGAGGAGTTCATCGAACTCGCAGCGCGGGTCGGCTCCGGCACGAAGAACATCGCCATCACGACACAGGACCTCTACTACCGCCGTCGCAACTACGTCTTCGGGCTGGCGTACCTCTCCGGCAACGGCAGCGTCATCTCCACCAATCGCCTCCAGACCGCCTCCGACGGCGGCAGCGCGACCAAATCCCCCGAAGAGGTGTTCACCGACCGCGTCCGCAAAGAGGTGGTCCACGAAATCGGTCACACCCTCGGACTCGAACACTGCGACGAGAAGAAATGCGTCATGAGCTTCTCTCCCACCGTGCGCGAGGTAGACCAGAAGACGCAGAACTTCTGTGGCTCCTGCTCGCGGCAGGTGCTGTAA
- the npdG gene encoding NADPH-dependent F420 reductase — protein MRIALLGGTGDIGKGLALRWGHDTDHDIILGSRDPEKARAAADEYQETLADHGVETKITGFVNEMAADRADVAVLAVPAYHLTDTVEAVADKLDDTVLVTPAVGMKRDDDGFHYNPPPAGSVSALAADAAPEGVPVVGAFHNLAAAGLTDLDTEFDWDTPVFGDDDSAKATVMELAAEIEGLRPLDVGGLANASEVEALTPLLINLASENEELHDLGVKFW, from the coding sequence ATGCGAATCGCACTGCTCGGCGGCACCGGCGACATCGGGAAGGGACTCGCGCTCCGGTGGGGCCACGACACCGACCACGACATCATTCTCGGCTCGCGCGACCCCGAAAAGGCGCGTGCGGCCGCAGACGAGTATCAGGAGACGCTCGCGGACCACGGCGTCGAGACCAAGATCACGGGATTCGTCAACGAGATGGCGGCCGACCGCGCCGACGTGGCCGTGCTCGCCGTCCCGGCCTACCACCTCACCGACACGGTCGAGGCGGTCGCCGACAAGCTCGACGACACGGTGCTCGTCACGCCGGCCGTCGGGATGAAGCGCGACGACGACGGCTTCCACTACAATCCGCCGCCGGCCGGCTCCGTCTCCGCGCTCGCGGCCGACGCCGCCCCCGAGGGCGTCCCCGTCGTCGGCGCGTTCCACAACCTCGCCGCGGCCGGACTCACCGACCTCGACACCGAGTTCGACTGGGACACCCCGGTCTTCGGTGACGACGACAGCGCGAAGGCGACGGTGATGGAGCTTGCAGCCGAAATCGAGGGGCTGCGGCCGCTCGACGTGGGCGGGTTGGCGAACGCCTCGGAGGTCGAGGCGCTCACCCCGCTGCTCATCAACCTCGCGAGCGAGAACGAGGAGCTCCACGACCTCGGCGTGAAGTTCTGGTAG
- a CDS encoding TIGR01548 family HAD-type hydrolase produces MDADAVVLDIDGVLVDVADSYRRAIVESVERVYGDTIGRDAIQPFKDAGGFNNDWELTYAVALYVLARDAGFPLSVETFTEKIAASGGGLAGAETVVADHLDPHSREAVYADWDRDRLRDVFQELYLGSDRYRELEGGDPTLDTPGYIHDEPTILTAETRAALTDAYDVGVVTGRPAAEADIALDRVGLDLPDEHRFTMDDPAPGKPDPTALTTLAERFDAETIVFVGDTLDDIETATSADATDDRTYHGIGVLTGGLTGESGREKYERAGASAVIDSVNDLPGALSGEVSRSHNA; encoded by the coding sequence ATAGATGCGGACGCGGTCGTGCTCGATATCGACGGTGTGCTCGTCGACGTGGCTGACTCCTACCGGCGCGCAATCGTCGAGTCCGTCGAGCGAGTGTACGGGGACACCATCGGCCGCGACGCCATCCAGCCGTTCAAAGACGCCGGCGGCTTCAACAACGACTGGGAGCTGACCTACGCGGTCGCGCTGTACGTGTTGGCGCGCGACGCCGGCTTCCCGCTCTCGGTGGAGACGTTCACCGAAAAAATCGCCGCCTCCGGCGGCGGGCTTGCCGGCGCGGAGACCGTCGTCGCCGACCACCTCGACCCCCACTCGCGAGAGGCGGTGTACGCCGACTGGGACCGCGACCGCCTCCGCGACGTGTTCCAGGAGCTGTATCTCGGGAGCGACCGCTATCGCGAGCTCGAAGGCGGCGACCCGACGCTCGACACGCCGGGGTACATCCACGACGAGCCGACCATCCTCACCGCCGAGACGCGCGCGGCCCTGACCGACGCGTACGACGTGGGCGTCGTTACCGGACGGCCGGCCGCGGAGGCCGACATCGCACTCGACCGCGTCGGCCTCGACCTCCCCGACGAACACCGGTTCACGATGGACGACCCCGCGCCGGGCAAGCCCGACCCGACCGCGCTCACCACGTTGGCGGAGCGGTTCGACGCCGAGACGATCGTCTTCGTCGGCGACACCCTCGACGATATCGAGACGGCCACGAGCGCCGACGCGACCGACGACCGCACCTACCACGGTATCGGCGTGTTGACCGGCGGGCTCACGGGCGAGTCGGGCCGCGAGAAGTACGAACGGGCCGGGGCGAGTGCCGTCATCGACTCCGTGAACGACCTCCCCGGGGCGCTTTCGGGCGAGGTCAGCCGGTCTCACAACGCTTAG
- a CDS encoding HNH endonuclease signature motif containing protein, translated as MSRWRNAVRAELLRYRTSTDRTRVTRQTLLRQSLDTLSERFPDATTPEQTLSRTLQELRDREEIAFADDGVYEIQELAPPFDAGETYTRARIHDHYGGKRQAGIAPSASYPFVFLFYGAGDGYGYEDGFDGDTFVYTGEGRTGDMELTHGNRAIRDHASDGRDLYLFEMADAGEVSFVGEYAYVDHFRQELPDATGDRRSALRFELEPVATDRDAEPTPDLGDEQLERLYEEATGSNTGDNDGNGQTKATTTTYSRSAAVRSFIRAYADGVCEGCGEPAPFRAGDGEPYLEVHHLHRRADGGADDPSNVVALCPNCHRRRHYGRDGDSFNEELIAYAESRPF; from the coding sequence GTGAGCCGCTGGCGCAACGCCGTCCGGGCCGAACTCCTCCGCTACCGGACGAGCACCGACCGGACGCGCGTGACCCGCCAGACGCTGCTTCGCCAGTCACTCGACACGCTCAGCGAGCGGTTTCCCGACGCAACCACGCCGGAACAGACGCTGAGCCGCACGCTACAGGAGCTTCGCGACCGCGAGGAAATCGCCTTCGCTGACGACGGTGTCTACGAGATTCAGGAGCTTGCGCCGCCGTTCGACGCCGGGGAGACCTACACCCGCGCTCGTATCCACGACCACTACGGCGGGAAGCGGCAGGCCGGAATCGCACCGTCGGCGTCGTACCCGTTCGTCTTCCTGTTTTACGGCGCGGGTGACGGCTACGGCTACGAGGATGGCTTCGACGGCGACACGTTCGTCTACACCGGGGAGGGCCGCACCGGCGACATGGAACTGACGCACGGAAACAGAGCGATTCGTGACCACGCGAGCGACGGCCGTGACCTGTATCTGTTCGAGATGGCCGACGCCGGCGAGGTGAGCTTCGTCGGCGAGTACGCGTACGTCGACCACTTCAGACAGGAACTGCCGGACGCGACGGGCGACCGCCGGAGCGCGCTCCGATTCGAGTTGGAACCGGTCGCGACAGACCGCGACGCCGAGCCGACGCCGGACCTCGGCGACGAGCAGCTCGAACGGCTGTACGAGGAAGCGACCGGGAGCAACACGGGAGACAACGACGGGAACGGGCAGACAAAAGCGACCACCACGACGTACAGCCGGTCGGCGGCGGTCCGGTCGTTCATCCGGGCGTACGCCGACGGCGTCTGTGAAGGCTGTGGCGAGCCAGCACCGTTCCGTGCCGGTGACGGCGAGCCGTATCTCGAAGTCCACCACCTCCACCGACGCGCCGACGGCGGGGCCGATGACCCGAGTAACGTCGTCGCGCTGTGTCCGAACTGCCACCGGCGACGCCACTACGGGCGTGACGGCGACAGCTTCAACGAGGAGCTTATCGCGTACGCGGAGTCGCGACCGTTCTGA
- a CDS encoding type II secretion system F family protein: MASSADDAAFEVDAETERRTELLNRVADAVVEIRERVASDADRSRLDRFAYRRFAGWFRDRRDRFEPYRRVVNQARYEETYDRYLARTTLWTLLTLAVGTVVGLLFALLFRQLGVFSTLGLAVPLGPLAPVVDLLAVPIAMGFVTLSVALLFAVPVGVTLYYAPKFAAYQRERAIDYLLPQAVTYMFALSQGDLPFPAIVRRLAETEDTYGEVAVAFQAVTNDMDFFGSDLRAALRSARESTPSTELAELLDDMIGIIDTGGDVTPFLRSKAEEYQERRLRANDRMVDTVGMYAQLYMIAGVAFPLFLLITLTIMVAISGSGMARLQLVVYVLVPTVAVGFIVLIDTVSPDDLGTSPTLPVDDDRVSVAELAARLDGETTDRAPSRTSGHTDALSTAEASGIEGLRAALRRQSTVRTLRAPIDLVRRRPVVSLAISAPVALLYVGVLALAGVSVPTPAGFLAAPIATTLLSVVVPLFGVLVPLAYFHEQQYRHRQRVNRELPDVVRKLASTSKTGMTLAQNIGLVGETSEGYLAGEFRRVDHALNYNVVLGDALRRMSNRVRNERLTRVVHLLAEANAASGRVRTVLTVVADDVRNAYRLETRRRDETRNQLVIGVMGFLLYLVVAVGVIEFYLPPMVEAASQASELGATTFGTNIDIDAFRVVLFHGALLQALATGLVSGQIAYDSALSGLKLALPQLLLATVVFCFV, from the coding sequence GTGGCGAGTAGCGCCGACGACGCCGCCTTCGAGGTGGACGCCGAGACGGAGCGACGGACCGAACTCCTGAACCGGGTCGCCGACGCCGTCGTCGAGATCCGCGAACGGGTCGCTTCCGATGCCGACAGAAGCCGGCTCGACCGCTTCGCCTACCGGCGGTTCGCCGGGTGGTTTCGCGACCGCCGCGACCGGTTCGAGCCGTACCGTCGGGTCGTGAATCAGGCGCGCTACGAGGAGACGTACGACCGGTATCTCGCTCGTACGACACTCTGGACGCTGCTCACCCTCGCCGTCGGTACGGTCGTCGGCCTGCTGTTTGCACTCTTGTTTCGACAGCTCGGCGTGTTCTCGACGCTGGGCCTCGCGGTCCCGCTCGGTCCGCTCGCGCCCGTCGTCGACCTGCTGGCGGTGCCCATCGCGATGGGGTTCGTCACACTGTCGGTCGCCCTGCTGTTTGCGGTGCCGGTCGGCGTCACGCTCTACTACGCGCCCAAATTCGCAGCGTATCAGCGCGAGCGCGCCATCGACTATCTGCTCCCGCAGGCGGTCACCTACATGTTTGCGCTCTCGCAGGGCGACCTCCCGTTTCCGGCCATCGTGCGCCGGCTCGCGGAGACGGAGGACACCTACGGCGAGGTGGCCGTCGCCTTCCAGGCGGTCACGAACGACATGGATTTCTTCGGGTCCGACCTGCGGGCGGCGCTCCGGAGCGCCCGCGAATCGACCCCGTCGACCGAACTCGCGGAACTGCTCGACGACATGATCGGTATCATCGACACGGGGGGTGACGTGACGCCGTTCCTCCGGAGCAAGGCCGAGGAGTATCAGGAGCGCCGGCTCCGGGCCAACGACCGTATGGTCGACACCGTCGGCATGTACGCGCAGCTGTACATGATTGCGGGCGTCGCCTTCCCGCTCTTTCTGCTCATCACGCTCACCATCATGGTCGCCATCTCGGGGTCGGGGATGGCGCGGCTCCAGTTGGTCGTCTACGTGCTCGTCCCGACCGTCGCGGTCGGGTTCATCGTCCTCATCGACACGGTGTCTCCGGACGACCTCGGCACCTCCCCCACCCTTCCGGTGGACGACGACCGCGTCTCCGTCGCCGAACTCGCGGCCCGGCTTGACGGGGAGACGACCGACCGCGCGCCGAGTCGGACCAGCGGCCACACCGACGCCCTCTCGACGGCCGAAGCGAGCGGTATCGAGGGACTGCGGGCCGCACTGCGTCGACAGTCTACGGTTCGGACGCTCCGTGCGCCAATCGACCTCGTGCGCCGGCGACCGGTCGTCTCGCTCGCCATCTCGGCTCCCGTCGCGCTCCTGTACGTCGGCGTGCTCGCGCTCGCGGGAGTCTCGGTGCCGACGCCGGCCGGCTTCCTCGCCGCCCCGATTGCGACGACGCTCCTGTCCGTCGTCGTCCCGCTGTTCGGTGTGCTCGTGCCGCTCGCGTACTTCCACGAACAGCAGTATCGCCACCGCCAGCGCGTCAACCGCGAGCTCCCGGACGTGGTACGAAAGCTCGCCAGCACCTCCAAGACGGGGATGACGCTCGCGCAAAACATCGGGCTGGTCGGCGAAACCTCGGAGGGGTATCTGGCCGGCGAGTTCCGGCGCGTCGACCACGCGCTGAACTACAACGTCGTCCTCGGCGACGCGCTCCGGCGGATGTCGAACCGCGTGCGCAACGAGCGGCTCACCCGCGTCGTCCACCTGCTCGCGGAGGCGAACGCCGCCAGCGGGCGCGTGCGGACCGTCCTCACGGTCGTCGCCGACGACGTGCGCAACGCCTACCGGCTGGAGACGCGCCGGCGCGACGAGACGCGCAACCAACTCGTCATCGGCGTGATGGGGTTTCTGCTGTATCTCGTCGTCGCGGTCGGCGTCATCGAGTTTTACCTCCCGCCGATGGTCGAGGCCGCCTCGCAGGCCAGCGAACTCGGGGCGACCACCTTCGGCACGAACATCGACATCGACGCCTTCCGGGTCGTCCTGTTCCACGGCGCACTCTTGCAGGCGCTGGCAACGGGGCTCGTCTCGGGCCAAATCGCCTACGACAGCGCGCTCTCGGGGCTGAAACTCGCACTGCCACAGCTACTGCTCGCGACCGTCGTCTTCTGTTTCGTCTGA
- a CDS encoding DUF7125 family protein, giving the protein MARDAFRTGVHSLDRALGGGVPPGSVAVALGDAASAVELLGYRAAVATERDTRYLTTMRTPATVREAIGDAAGAGRTLGDLAPAHSGTVDIRQVGVTGQLAGGVQPSLGEHDAVVVDSFRDVLATDGWRDAFAEIRDHVHERDGLALLVLDVDPDETFARPVRQVCRAADAVFEYRADRATEDTLTARKVRGLAAAEPVLPVTVSLEVGRTLRHDPDRGHQ; this is encoded by the coding sequence ATGGCTCGCGACGCGTTCCGGACCGGCGTACACAGCCTCGACAGAGCACTCGGCGGCGGCGTCCCGCCGGGGTCGGTCGCGGTCGCGCTCGGCGACGCGGCGAGTGCGGTCGAACTGCTCGGCTACCGGGCGGCCGTGGCGACCGAACGCGACACCCGCTATCTGACGACGATGCGGACGCCCGCGACGGTGCGGGAAGCCATCGGCGACGCCGCCGGCGCCGGCCGGACGCTGGGTGACCTCGCCCCGGCCCACTCCGGGACGGTCGATATCCGACAGGTCGGCGTCACCGGACAGTTGGCCGGCGGCGTACAGCCCTCGCTGGGCGAGCACGACGCCGTCGTCGTCGATTCGTTTCGCGACGTGCTCGCGACCGACGGCTGGCGCGACGCGTTCGCCGAGATTCGCGACCACGTCCACGAGCGCGACGGGCTGGCGCTGCTCGTGCTCGATGTCGACCCCGACGAGACGTTCGCCCGCCCGGTCCGGCAGGTGTGTCGGGCGGCCGACGCCGTCTTCGAGTACCGCGCCGACCGCGCGACGGAGGACACCCTGACGGCGCGGAAGGTGCGCGGACTCGCGGCCGCGGAGCCGGTCTTGCCCGTCACCGTCTCGCTCGAGGTCGGTCGCACCCTCCGCCACGACCCCGACCGCGGCCACCAGTAG